Proteins from a genomic interval of Patescibacteria group bacterium:
- a CDS encoding TatD family hydrolase: protein MKLIDTHAHVNFKKFSADADQVILNALNNETGMIIVGADYKTSKRALDLANKYEKGVYAAVGLHPVHLEDITEAGEDGREVVRVRAEEFNYDNYEKLAEFEKAVAIGEIGLDYYHLKLSPDLENSKKKQKEVLVKQLLLARSFDLPAIVHCRVAHDDLLSTLKKFKEDYKEKIPLDKPWGVIHCFSGDENLAWEYFKLGFFISFTGIITFSQQWDDLIRKMPADKFMVETDCPFMTPEPFRGQRNEPALVTYVAERIAAIRGVEPDRIAEISTENARRFFGIN from the coding sequence ATGAAATTAATCGATACTCACGCCCACGTCAATTTCAAGAAATTTTCCGCCGATGCCGATCAGGTTATTCTCAACGCTTTGAATAACGAGACCGGCATGATTATTGTCGGCGCGGATTATAAGACTTCCAAACGGGCGCTGGATCTGGCCAATAAATACGAAAAAGGCGTTTATGCCGCGGTCGGCTTGCATCCGGTGCATCTGGAGGATATCACCGAAGCCGGCGAGGACGGCCGTGAAGTTGTCCGCGTCCGGGCGGAAGAATTCAATTATGATAATTACGAAAAATTGGCCGAGTTCGAGAAAGCCGTCGCGATCGGCGAGATCGGCTTGGATTATTATCATCTGAAATTGTCGCCCGACCTGGAAAATTCCAAAAAGAAGCAGAAGGAAGTTTTGGTCAAACAATTATTGCTGGCGCGGAGTTTTGATTTGCCGGCGATCGTCCATTGCCGCGTCGCGCACGACGACTTGCTCTCAACTCTAAAAAAATTCAAGGAAGACTATAAAGAAAAAATTCCATTGGATAAGCCCTGGGGAGTGATCCATTGCTTTTCCGGCGACGAAAACCTGGCCTGGGAATATTTCAAGCTCGGCTTTTTCATCTCTTTCACCGGCATCATCACTTTCAGCCAGCAATGGGACGACTTGATCCGCAAAATGCCGGCCGATAAATTCATGGTGGAAACCGATTGTCCGTTTATGACGCCCGAACCGTTCCGCGGCCAGCGTAATGAACCGGCCTTAGTGACTTATGTGGCCGAGCGCATCGCGGCTATCCGCGGCGTCGAGCCTGACCGCATCGCCGAAATCTCCACGGAGAATGCGAGAAGATTTTTTGGAATTAATTAG
- a CDS encoding co-chaperone GroES codes for MIMKPLHDNVVIKPAVAEKTTKAGIVLPDTVDKGKPEQGTVMAVGAGKILDNGTISKMSVKVGDKVMFKKYAADEIEIAGEKVILISEGDILAVLN; via the coding sequence ATGATAATGAAACCTCTCCATGACAATGTGGTCATCAAACCCGCTGTGGCGGAAAAAACCACCAAGGCCGGGATCGTTCTGCCGGACACGGTCGACAAAGGCAAGCCCGAACAGGGCACGGTGATGGCCGTCGGCGCCGGAAAAATTTTAGATAACGGAACAATCTCAAAAATGTCGGTCAAGGTCGGCGACAAAGTGATGTTCAAAAAATACGCCGCGGACGAGATCGAGATCGCGGGAGAAAAAGTCATCCTGATTTCCGAGGGAGATATTTTAGCTGTTTTAAATTAA
- the groL gene encoding chaperonin GroEL (60 kDa chaperone family; promotes refolding of misfolded polypeptides especially under stressful conditions; forms two stacked rings of heptamers to form a barrel-shaped 14mer; ends can be capped by GroES; misfolded proteins enter the barrel where they are refolded when GroES binds), with translation MSKTIIFSEKAREALKRGVDKLADAVKITLGPKGRNVVIEKAYGAPAVTKDGVTVAKEIELEDREENMGAEIIKEVASKTNEVSGDGTTTATILTQAIIAEGLKLVSSGVNPIELRKSIEKKVADIVAKLKASSKTISTKEEITQVASISANDPAIGAKIAEAITKVGRDGVVTVEEGQSFGVEVEVVEGMQLDKGYVTPHMVTNVETMKAEMEDPYILITDKKIAALGEILPLMEKMVAVGKKDLVVIAEDIEGEAMATFIVNKMRGSFNVLGVKAPGFGDRRKAMLEDIAILTGGAFISEELGLKMENAEITDLGRARRVISSKDTTTIVDGKGDVKEIKDHIEKIKNQIELSESDFDREELKKRLAKLSGGVAVIKVGAATETEMKEKKDRIEDALNATKAAQEEGIVVGGGLALAKASDIFTNLIGGKKEEDAGAKIIDNAILEPIKQIAKNAGKDGSLILYNIIRENSLLKDDKKRNIGYNAMDDKFEDLFEAGIVDPTKVVRTALENAASAAIMFLTIEAVVCEKPKDKNCTCGGNDGQGMM, from the coding sequence ATGAGCAAAACAATAATTTTCAGTGAGAAAGCGAGAGAAGCGCTGAAGCGCGGCGTTGATAAGCTGGCCGATGCCGTAAAAATAACTTTGGGACCCAAAGGCCGCAATGTGGTGATCGAGAAAGCTTACGGTGCTCCGGCTGTCACTAAGGACGGCGTGACCGTGGCCAAGGAAATTGAACTCGAAGACCGCGAAGAAAATATGGGCGCGGAAATCATCAAAGAAGTCGCGTCCAAAACCAATGAAGTTTCCGGCGACGGCACGACTACGGCGACGATTCTGACCCAGGCGATCATCGCCGAAGGTTTGAAATTGGTTTCTTCCGGCGTCAATCCGATCGAATTGCGCAAGAGTATTGAGAAAAAGGTGGCGGATATCGTGGCCAAATTAAAAGCTTCCAGTAAGACGATTTCCACCAAAGAAGAGATCACCCAAGTGGCCTCGATCTCGGCTAATGATCCGGCCATCGGCGCCAAGATCGCCGAGGCGATCACTAAAGTCGGCCGCGATGGCGTCGTCACCGTTGAAGAGGGCCAATCATTCGGCGTGGAAGTGGAAGTTGTGGAAGGCATGCAATTGGACAAGGGCTATGTGACGCCGCATATGGTGACCAACGTGGAAACGATGAAAGCGGAAATGGAAGATCCTTATATTTTGATCACTGATAAGAAAATCGCCGCGCTCGGCGAAATTTTGCCATTAATGGAAAAGATGGTAGCAGTCGGCAAGAAAGACCTGGTGGTGATCGCCGAAGATATCGAAGGCGAAGCCATGGCGACTTTTATCGTCAATAAAATGCGCGGCTCTTTCAATGTTTTGGGCGTCAAGGCTCCGGGTTTCGGCGATCGCCGTAAAGCCATGCTCGAAGACATTGCCATTTTGACCGGTGGCGCGTTTATTTCCGAAGAGCTTGGTTTGAAAATGGAAAATGCCGAGATCACCGACCTGGGCCGGGCCCGGCGCGTCATCTCTTCCAAGGACACCACGACCATCGTTGACGGCAAGGGCGATGTCAAAGAGATCAAGGATCACATCGAAAAAATCAAAAATCAAATTGAATTAAGCGAGTCGGATTTTGATCGTGAAGAATTGAAAAAGCGCCTGGCCAAATTGTCCGGCGGCGTGGCCGTGATCAAAGTCGGTGCCGCGACCGAAACGGAAATGAAAGAGAAAAAAGACCGGATTGAGGACGCGCTGAACGCGACCAAAGCCGCGCAGGAAGAGGGGATTGTCGTCGGCGGCGGCTTGGCTTTGGCCAAAGCGAGCGATATTTTCACCAATTTGATCGGCGGCAAAAAGGAAGAGGACGCGGGCGCGAAGATCATCGACAACGCGATACTTGAACCGATCAAACAGATCGCCAAGAACGCCGGCAAGGACGGTTCGCTTATTTTATACAACATCATCCGCGAAAATTCTTTGTTGAAGGATGATAAGAAACGCAATATCGGCTACAATGCCATGGATGATAAATTCGAAGATTTGTTCGAAGCCGGGATCGTCGATCCGACCAAGGTTGTCCGCACCGCGCTCGAAAACGCCGCTTCGGCCGCGATCATGTTCCTGACGATCGAAGCGGTGGTCTGCGAGAAACCGAAGGACAAGAATTGCACCTGCGGCGGAAACGATGGGCAGGGAATGATGTAG